One genomic segment of Paenibacillus sp. FSL H8-0332 includes these proteins:
- a CDS encoding polysaccharide deacetylase family protein, which produces MQTLLLWLFYISTFYAFIPGMISRLFGYRVFRKGIGRTDYGLTFDDGPDPHYTPLLLDLLKRYNAKATFFVVGSHAEQYPEIIKRMHDEGHLIGIHNYVHKTNWLMRPATVRKQIDRTGEIIFSITGERSTYYRPPWGIVNLFDFSKRRQVQIVLWSAMFGDWKEKLGAEKLTEKLIAKLGPGEVLLLHDCGTTMGADPNAPEHMLIALERMLAEAEQRGLRSVRIDEMIKAVQRSPITHLSFGKRLLVGLWLAWEKLFQLMFQLKTITPADPFLHYRLRKYQGNTVLMDNGETLSKDDKVIELHIDNRQLFELGVHSRSPAQLAIRMIRRMEKDLPLLAVHIAGDIELAEAKALYGVSMINRGPEKFGFMVVDLPSGLFARSTKFYLSVLLSVIHPSGGARLKVRSEVLVPKMMLMPVSQLLNQMNQRRPQKHVERVHEEELTLEAELPGATVVH; this is translated from the coding sequence ATGCAGACTTTGCTGCTCTGGCTATTTTATATCTCTACCTTTTATGCTTTTATTCCCGGTATGATCAGCCGTTTATTTGGTTATCGTGTCTTCCGCAAAGGAATTGGGCGTACGGATTACGGCCTGACCTTCGATGACGGGCCAGACCCGCATTATACACCGCTGCTGTTGGATTTGCTTAAGCGCTATAATGCGAAGGCGACATTCTTTGTCGTTGGCTCGCACGCGGAGCAGTATCCTGAGATTATCAAGCGGATGCATGATGAAGGGCATTTGATCGGGATTCATAATTATGTGCACAAGACGAACTGGCTGATGCGTCCCGCCACGGTGAGGAAGCAGATTGACCGGACGGGCGAGATTATCTTCTCCATTACCGGCGAACGCAGCACCTATTACCGGCCCCCTTGGGGAATCGTGAACCTGTTCGACTTCTCCAAGCGCCGTCAGGTGCAGATCGTGCTGTGGTCGGCGATGTTCGGCGACTGGAAGGAGAAGCTGGGAGCGGAAAAGCTGACCGAGAAGCTCATTGCGAAGCTCGGTCCAGGTGAGGTGCTGCTGCTGCATGACTGCGGTACGACGATGGGTGCCGATCCGAATGCACCGGAGCATATGCTGATTGCGCTGGAGCGGATGCTCGCCGAAGCCGAGCAGCGCGGACTGCGCAGCGTCCGGATTGACGAGATGATCAAGGCGGTGCAGCGCTCCCCGATCACGCATCTATCCTTCGGCAAGCGGCTGCTTGTCGGATTGTGGCTGGCGTGGGAGAAGCTCTTCCAGCTAATGTTCCAGCTCAAGACGATCACGCCTGCCGATCCGTTCCTTCATTACCGTCTGCGTAAGTATCAGGGCAATACGGTGCTGATGGACAACGGCGAGACCTTGAGCAAAGACGACAAGGTCATTGAGCTGCACATCGACAACAGGCAATTGTTCGAGCTTGGGGTTCATTCCCGTTCTCCGGCACAGCTGGCGATCCGCATGATCCGCCGGATGGAGAAGGACCTGCCGCTGCTTGCAGTGCATATTGCTGGTGATATCGAGCTGGCCGAAGCCAAGGCGCTCTACGGCGTGAGCATGATTAACCGCGGGCCGGAGAAATTCGGCTTCATGGTGGTGGATCTGCCCAGTGGCCTGTTCGCCCGCTCGACCAAATTCTATCTCAGTGTTCTGCTGAGCGTCATCCACCCCTCAGGCGGGGCGAGGCTCAAGGTGCGCAGTGAGGTGCTGGTGCCCAAGATGATGCTGATGCCCGTGTCGCAGCTGCTGAATCAGATGAACCAGCGGCGGCCACAGAAGCATGTGGAGCGGGTACACGAAGAGGAACTGACGCTTGAAGCTGAATTGCCTGGAGCAACGGTGGTTCATTGA
- the ilvD gene encoding dihydroxy-acid dehydratase, which translates to MANKKMRSDMIKKGFDRAPHRSLLRAAGVKEEDFGKPFIAVCNSYIDIVPGHVHLQEFGKIVKEAIREAGGVPFEFNTIGVDDGIAMGHIGMRYSLPSREIIADSLETVVSAHWFDGMVCIPNCDKITPGMMMGALRVNIPTIFVSGGPMKAGVDSKGKKLSLTSVFEGVGAHQVGKINDAELLELEQFGCPTCGSCSGMFTANSMNCLAEAMGLALPGNGTILAVAEERRDFVRKSATQLMELIKLDLKPRDIVTQESLDNAFALDMAMGGSTNTVLHTLALAQEAEIDYPLERINEVANRVPYLAKLAPASDIFIEDVDRAGGVSAVLNELLKKPGAIFGHCMTVTGKTLAENVTGHEIQDTSVIHTIDNPYSPVGGLAVLYGNLAPEGSIIKVGAVDASVGGYHKGPAICFDSQEQALEGIANGKVKEGHVVVIRYEGPKGGPGMPEMLAPTSQIVGMGLGAKVGLITDGRFSGASRGISIGHISPEAAEGGPIAFVEDGDIIELDLNNRKIELLVDEEVLAVRRQGWKEFEPKVKTGYLARYSKLVTNASKGGVLKI; encoded by the coding sequence GGTCTGCAATTCCTATATCGATATTGTACCGGGTCATGTGCATCTTCAGGAATTCGGCAAGATCGTGAAGGAAGCCATCCGTGAAGCCGGCGGGGTTCCGTTTGAATTCAATACGATCGGCGTAGATGACGGTATTGCCATGGGTCATATCGGTATGCGTTATTCGCTGCCAAGCCGCGAGATCATTGCCGACTCTCTGGAAACGGTAGTATCCGCGCACTGGTTCGACGGTATGGTGTGCATTCCCAACTGTGATAAAATCACCCCGGGCATGATGATGGGCGCGCTGCGCGTCAACATCCCGACCATCTTCGTCAGCGGCGGGCCGATGAAGGCCGGCGTAGACAGCAAAGGCAAGAAGCTCTCCCTCACTTCGGTATTTGAAGGCGTTGGCGCCCATCAGGTCGGCAAGATCAACGATGCAGAACTGCTCGAACTTGAACAATTCGGCTGTCCTACCTGCGGATCTTGCTCCGGTATGTTCACCGCGAACTCCATGAACTGTCTAGCCGAAGCTATGGGCCTTGCGCTTCCGGGCAACGGCACCATCTTAGCGGTAGCCGAAGAACGCAGAGACTTCGTCCGCAAATCAGCAACCCAGCTCATGGAGCTGATCAAGCTGGACCTGAAGCCGCGTGATATCGTAACCCAGGAATCGCTGGACAATGCCTTCGCACTCGATATGGCTATGGGCGGTTCGACCAATACCGTACTGCATACCCTGGCACTGGCTCAGGAAGCCGAAATCGATTATCCGCTGGAACGCATCAACGAAGTAGCCAACCGCGTTCCTTACCTGGCCAAGCTGGCTCCGGCCTCCGATATCTTCATCGAAGATGTGGACCGGGCGGGCGGCGTAAGCGCCGTGCTGAACGAATTACTGAAGAAGCCGGGCGCCATCTTCGGCCACTGCATGACCGTTACCGGCAAGACGCTGGCTGAGAATGTCACCGGCCATGAGATCCAGGATACGTCAGTGATTCATACCATTGACAACCCTTATTCCCCAGTAGGCGGATTGGCTGTACTCTACGGCAATCTGGCTCCTGAAGGCTCCATCATCAAGGTTGGTGCCGTGGATGCTTCCGTTGGCGGTTATCACAAGGGACCTGCCATCTGCTTCGACTCCCAGGAGCAGGCACTGGAAGGCATCGCGAACGGCAAGGTCAAAGAAGGCCATGTAGTCGTTATCCGTTATGAAGGTCCGAAGGGCGGACCGGGCATGCCAGAAATGCTGGCTCCGACTTCGCAGATCGTCGGTATGGGCCTGGGCGCTAAGGTCGGCCTGATCACGGACGGACGGTTCTCCGGTGCGTCCCGCGGGATCAGCATCGGTCACATCTCGCCGGAAGCGGCTGAGGGCGGCCCGATCGCTTTTGTTGAGGATGGCGATATCATCGAGCTGGATCTCAATAACCGCAAGATCGAGCTGCTGGTTGACGAGGAAGTGCTTGCGGTCCGCCGCCAGGGCTGGAAAGAATTCGAGCCGAAGGTGAAGACCGGTTATCTGGCCCGTTACTCCAAGCTGGTTACCAATGCAAGCAAGGGCGGCGTGCTGAAGATCTAA